Proteins found in one Lates calcarifer isolate ASB-BC8 linkage group LG8, TLL_Latcal_v3, whole genome shotgun sequence genomic segment:
- the slc9a6a gene encoding sodium/hydrogen exchanger 6a, whose amino-acid sequence MVFKVTVNSAWRATRTLWLLVLVSLSVCICVCRASLPPEEDSAMENIVTEKKAEESHRQDSADLLIFILLLTLTILTIWLFKHRRFRFLHETGLAMIYGLLVGVVLRYGIHVPRDVSNVTLSCHVNASPATLLVNVSGKFYEYTLKGEISANEVNDVQDNEMLRKVTFDPEVFFNILLPPIIFHAGYSLKRRHFFRNMGSILAYAFLGTVISCFIIGLLMYGCVMLMKQVGQLDGDFFFTDCLFFGAIVSATDPVTVLAIFNELQVDVDLYALLFGESVLNDAVAVVLSSSIVAYQPEGDNSHTFEVMAMLKSFGIFLGVFSGSFALGVATGVVTALVTKFTKLRDFQLLETALFFLMSWSTFLLAEACGFTGVVAVLFCGITQAHYTYNNLSPESQDRTKQLFELLNFLAENFIFSYMGLTLFTFQNHVFNPMFIVGAFLAVFLGRAANIYPLSFLLNLGRRNKIRSNFQHMMMFAGLRGAMTFALSIRDTATYARQMMFSTTLLVVFFTVWICGGGTTQMLSCQRIRVGVDSDQDNSMSIAEGSERRSTKQESAWLFRIWYNFDHNYLKPILTHSGPPLTATLPPCCGPLARFLTSPQAYENEGQLKDDDSDLILTDGDINLTYGDITVSTDGSGTHTSGGPAFAGATSDDLDRELTYGDHELVMRGTRLVLPMDDSEPPFTDPHHRLRM is encoded by the exons ATGGTGTTTAAAGTGACTGTCAACAGTGCGTGGAGGGCGACGAGGACGCTGTGGCTGCTCGTGCTAGTGAGcttgtctgtgtgcatctgtgtgtgccGAGCATCATTACCTCCGGAGGAGGACAGTGCCATGGAGAACATCGTTACAGAGAAAAAGGCTGAGGAGAGCCACAGGCAGGACAGCGCAGACCTGCTCATCTTCATCCTGCTCCTCACCCTCACAATCCTGACCATCTGGTTGTTCAAACACCGGCGGTTCAGGTTTCTGCATGAAACCGGGCTAGCGATGATTTATG GCTTACTCGTTGGTGTGGTCTTGCGCTATGGCATCCATGTTCCTCGGGATGTAAGCAACGTCACCCTGAGCTGCCATGTTAACGCCAGCCCCGCCACTCTGCTGGTCAATGTCAGCGGCAAGTTCTATGAATACACTCTGAAAGGGGAGATCAGTGCCAACGAGGTGAACGATGTGCAGGATAATGAGATGCTGCGAAAG gtgacctttgaccctgaaGTGTTCTTCAATATTCTCCTACCACCCATAATCTTCCATGCTGGCTACAGCTTAAAAAGG agACACTTTTTCCGTAACATGGGATCTATCCTGGCTTATGCCTTTCTGGGAacagtcatttcctgttttattattGG GCTGCTGATGTACGGTTGTGTGATGCTAATGAAGCAGGTGGGACAGCTGGATGGAGACTTCTTCTTCACCGATTGCCTCTTCTTTGGAGCCATTGTCTCTGCCACAGACCCTG TGACGGTCCTGGCTATCTTCAACGAGCTGCAGGTAGACGTGGATCTGTACGCTCTGCTGTTTGGAGAGAGCGTCCTCAACGATGCCGTGGCCGTGGTTCTGTCCTC GTCAATAGTAGCATACCAGCCAGAAGGAGACAACAGTCACACCTTTGAGGTCATGGCGATGCTGAAGTCTTTTGGGATTTTCCTCGGAGTCTTCAGCGGCTCTTTTGCTCTGGGAGTGGCAACTGGAGTCGTCACTGCTCTC GTGACCAAGTTCACCAAGCTGAGGGATTTCCAGCTGTTAGAGACGgctctcttcttcctcatgtCATGGAGCACATTCCTGTTGGCTGAGGCTTGTGGTttcacag GTGTGGTAGCAGTGCTGTTCTGTGGGATCACTCAGGCTCACTACACTTACAACAACCTGTCCCCTGAGTCCCAGGACAGGACCAAACAG CTGTTTGAGCTACTGAATTTCCTGGCAGAGAACTTCATTTTCTCCTACATGGGTCTGACCCTGTTCACCTTCCAGAACCACGTCTTTAATCCGATGTTCATTGTTGGAGCTTTT CTGGCAGTGTTCCTGGGAAGAGCCGCTAACATCTATCCTCTCTCATTCCTTCTTAATCTGGGACGACGCAACAAGATCAGATCCAACTTCCAGCACATGATGATGTTTGCAG GACTACGAGGTGCGATGACTTTTGCCCTGTCCATCAGGGACACAGCGACATACGCCCGTCAGATGATGTTCTCCACCACTCTCCTCGTGGTCTTCTTCACAGTTTGGATTTGTGGAGGTGGCACCACCCAGATGCTGTCCTGCCAGCGCATACG GGTGGGAGTGGACTCTGATCAAGATAACTCT atgAGTATCGCTGAGGGATCAGAGAGAAGAAGCACCAAACAAGAAAGTGCCTGGCTTTTCAGAATTTGGTACAACTTTGACCACAA CTACCTGAAGCCCATCCTGACTCACAGCGGCCCCCCTCTCACAGCCACGCTGCCTCCCTGCTGCGGCCCCCTCGCCCGCTTCCTCACCAGCCCTCAGGCCTATGAG aATGAAGGCCAATTGAAGGATGACGACTCTGACCTCATCCTGACAGACGGCGACATTAACCTGACCTATGGTGACATCACAGTCAGCACAGATGGCTCAGGCACCCACACCAGTGGCGGTCCAGCCTTCGCCGGCGCCACCTCCGATGACTTGGACAGAGAGTTAACGTATGGAGATCACGAGCTGGTGATGAGGGGCACACGCCTGGTGCTGCCTATGGACGACTCGGAGCCGCCCTTCACAGACCCACACCACCGCCTGCGGATGTGA